The genome window TACGCCCGACAGATGAATCAGCTTCAGCAGGAAGCATCTCGTAGAGCTTTGCGACTTCAAGTTGATTGTCCGCAATGATTGGAAAATTCAAACTTGTCCCAGCAATATCCTTAATGTCTTCTGCCCAAAGATTGTGATCCTCAACATTATCCACGCTTAGGCCAATGACTTTACAGTTCCGGTCATCGAACTGGTCTTTCATGCGTACTACCTGGCTTAATTCGGTAGCGCAAACTGGCGTGAAGTCTTTAGGGTGGGAAAATAATATTCCCCAGCCTTCTCCAAGCCATTCATGAAACTTTATAGAGCCTTCACTTGTTTCAGCGTCAAAATCTGGTGCAACATCATTTATGCGTAATGCCATGATTACTCCTAATAATAGATTGGCCTCCGGGGGAATATTGTAGCAAAAATATTAAGGCTTCGGCGATTTATCCATTTGGATAAAGTCAGCCACGCGCTCTCCTATCAAAATAGAAGCTATATTAGTGTTCGCGTGGGTTATTGTTGGCATAATTGAAGCATCTGCAACATAAAGATTTTCGATACCGTGCACACGTAAATCATG of Dehalococcoidia bacterium contains these proteins:
- a CDS encoding peroxiredoxin; translated protein: MALRINDVAPDFDAETSEGSIKFHEWLGEGWGILFSHPKDFTPVCATELSQVVRMKDQFDDRNCKVIGLSVDNVEDHNLWAEDIKDIAGTSLNFPIIADNQLEVAKLYEMLPAEADSSVGRTAADNQTVRTVFLIGPDKKIKMSMTYPMSTGRNFDELLRVIDSAQLTANRKVATPANWKKGEDVVILPAVSNDEAKELFPDGWETIKPYLRKIPDPSK